Proteins co-encoded in one Metabacillus sp. KUDC1714 genomic window:
- a CDS encoding DUF1284 domain-containing protein has protein sequence MYKLRGHHIFCLLGYRGMGYSQEYIENMTRLHQTLRDNPKTWIYLVEGPDQLCEKYPNSGEYHCKDNNIYERDSAILEKLGLKIGQILNWEDIESKIRKYIVPSDIKTVCENCSWRSYGVCEEGIQEILEGKGLREVK, from the coding sequence GTGTATAAACTGCGAGGTCATCATATTTTTTGCCTTCTAGGCTATCGGGGAATGGGCTATTCCCAAGAATACATTGAAAATATGACACGTTTGCATCAAACCTTGAGAGACAACCCTAAAACGTGGATTTATCTTGTAGAGGGACCTGATCAGTTGTGTGAAAAGTATCCCAACTCAGGTGAATACCACTGCAAAGACAACAATATTTATGAAAGAGATTCCGCTATATTAGAAAAATTGGGACTCAAAATCGGACAAATTCTGAATTGGGAGGACATTGAGTCAAAAATCAGAAAGTATATCGTACCCTCTGATATTAAAACAGTGTGTGAAAATTGTTCCTGGCGTTCATATGGTGTTTGTGAGGAAGGAATTCAAGAGATTCTTGAAGGAAAGGGTTTAAGGGAAGTTAAATAA
- a CDS encoding glycerophosphodiester phosphodiesterase: MKKKRILSLSVPIMLATSLFGSAASAAPNDNWLLSSKTELSAHRGAQVAAPENTLEAITQAGLLGYGFVEIDVQKTKDGQYILMHDKTVDRTTTGSGEVKDLTLEEIQSFDIVDIEGKVTDYKVPTLEEVLEEAHKYNIGINFDGSKGDWDDKEFVDDIMEEAEEAKVLNHSFFVLSNDDIRNQFNEWYPEATLTFLGNALKNVDADIEELKQYDNAIYSTSINNVDEETAKEIKKAGLKLHVYSVNTAETYEKAKSIHPRLIETDVIIP, encoded by the coding sequence GTGAAGAAGAAAAGAATTTTGTCATTGTCTGTACCGATTATGTTGGCAACATCTTTGTTTGGAAGTGCTGCAAGTGCAGCCCCCAATGATAACTGGTTACTAAGCAGTAAAACAGAGTTAAGTGCTCACCGTGGTGCACAAGTGGCCGCTCCTGAAAACACATTAGAAGCGATAACTCAGGCTGGACTATTAGGATATGGCTTTGTTGAAATTGATGTCCAAAAAACAAAGGACGGCCAATACATATTAATGCATGATAAAACGGTTGACCGCACTACTACAGGCTCTGGAGAGGTAAAAGATTTAACATTAGAAGAAATTCAAAGTTTTGATATTGTAGATATAGAAGGAAAAGTAACAGATTATAAAGTACCAACACTTGAGGAAGTGTTAGAGGAAGCTCATAAATACAATATTGGTATCAATTTTGATGGTTCAAAAGGCGACTGGGATGATAAGGAATTCGTAGACGATATTATGGAAGAAGCTGAGGAAGCTAAAGTATTAAATCATTCATTCTTTGTACTAAGTAATGATGATATCCGAAATCAATTTAACGAATGGTACCCAGAAGCAACTCTGACATTCCTTGGAAATGCATTGAAGAATGTAGATGCTGATATTGAAGAATTAAAACAATATGATAATGCCATTTACTCAACATCGATTAACAATGTAGATGAAGAAACTGCCAAAGAAATTAAAAAAGCAGGCCTAAAACTGCATGTATACTCAGTTAACACTGCTGAAACATATGAAAAAGCGAAAAGTATTCATCCACGATTGATTGAAACTGATGTGATTATACCTTAA
- a CDS encoding CBO0543 family protein — protein sequence MNKFEKNTLRFLLLFSIVSFLNLMRKPPVKDWMLIFLFKGYLSSILDKLVVRKGYVSYPVKLFKSFDISFIFDYLLYPIACVYFNQATKSSNLFGILIKSLFFSVPMALIEYFFETRTSLIRFKKGWTSFTSFYSLTITFLISRTFIAIIRKLSNKPVQENS from the coding sequence ATGAATAAGTTCGAAAAAAATACACTTAGATTTTTATTATTATTCAGTATAGTTTCTTTTTTAAATTTAATGAGAAAACCTCCCGTGAAAGACTGGATGCTAATTTTTTTATTCAAAGGATATCTTTCCTCAATTCTAGATAAGTTAGTTGTGAGAAAAGGCTATGTTTCATATCCAGTTAAGTTATTTAAGTCGTTTGACATTAGTTTTATATTTGATTATTTGCTCTATCCAATTGCATGTGTATATTTTAACCAAGCAACAAAATCTTCGAACTTATTTGGTATTTTAATTAAGTCACTCTTTTTTAGTGTACCAATGGCATTAATCGAGTATTTCTTTGAAACTAGAACAAGCTTAATTCGTTTTAAAAAGGGCTGGACTTCCTTTACCAGTTTTTATTCGTTAACAATTACATTTTTAATTTCAAGAACATTTATTGCTATTATTAGAAAACTTTCTAATAAACCAGTTCAAGAAAATAGTTAG